Proteins encoded in a region of the Pseudomonas putida genome:
- a CDS encoding alpha/beta hydrolase yields MTNPLILEPQKTADACVIWLHGLGADRYDFLPVAEFMQERLLSTRFIMPQAPTRPVTINGGYAMPSWYDIKAMTPARAIDEAQLEESAEQVVALIKAEQAKGINLSRIFLAGFSQGGAVVLHTAYIKWQEALGGVIALSTYAPTFNDQHQLSACQQRTPALCLHGVHDPVVIPSMGRTAFEYLNTWGVAARWHEYPMEHEVVVEELNDIHEWLAKQLQ; encoded by the coding sequence ATGACCAACCCGCTGATTCTCGAACCACAGAAAACCGCTGACGCCTGTGTGATCTGGTTGCACGGTCTGGGGGCCGATCGTTACGACTTCCTACCTGTGGCCGAATTCATGCAGGAGCGCCTGCTCAGCACCCGCTTCATCATGCCCCAGGCGCCAACCCGCCCCGTGACCATCAACGGCGGCTACGCCATGCCCAGCTGGTACGACATCAAGGCCATGACCCCAGCCCGCGCCATCGACGAAGCTCAGCTGGAGGAGTCGGCCGAGCAAGTGGTTGCCCTGATCAAGGCCGAGCAGGCCAAAGGCATCAACCTGTCGCGGATCTTCCTGGCCGGTTTCTCCCAGGGTGGTGCGGTGGTGCTGCACACTGCCTATATAAAGTGGCAAGAAGCACTGGGCGGGGTGATCGCCCTGTCCACCTACGCCCCCACCTTCAACGACCAGCACCAGTTGAGTGCCTGCCAGCAACGCACCCCGGCCCTGTGCCTGCATGGGGTGCACGACCCGGTAGTGATCCCGTCCATGGGCCGCACCGCCTTCGAGTACCTGAACACCTGGGGCGTCGCCGCCCGCTGGCACGAGTACCCGATGGAGCACGAAGTGGTAGTCGAAGAGCTGAACGACATTCACGAATGGCTGGCCAAGCAACTGCAATAA
- a CDS encoding amino acid ABC transporter substrate-binding protein produces the protein MKMLKTTLAVLTAAAALGAVSNAQAGATLDAVKKKGFVQCGVSDGLPGFSVPDAQGKIVGIDADVCRAVAAAVFGDATKVKFSQLNAKERFTALQSGEVDVLSRNTTWTSSRDAGMGLVFAGVTYYDGVGFLVNKKLGVSSAKELDGATICIQAGTTTELNVSDFFRANNLKYTPITFDTSDESAKSLESGRCDVLTSDKSQLFAQRSKLAAPTDYVVLPETISKEPLGPVVRKGDEEWFSIVKWTLFAMLNAEEAGITSKNVEAEAKATKNPDVARLLGGDGEYGKDLKLPKDWVVQIVKQVGNYGEVFEKNLGQSTDLKIDRGMNALWNNGGIQYAPPVR, from the coding sequence ATGAAGATGTTGAAAACCACCCTGGCAGTCCTGACCGCTGCCGCCGCGCTGGGCGCCGTGAGCAATGCCCAGGCCGGCGCCACCCTCGATGCGGTAAAGAAAAAGGGCTTCGTCCAGTGTGGCGTGAGCGACGGTCTTCCAGGCTTCTCGGTACCTGATGCACAGGGCAAGATCGTCGGTATCGACGCCGATGTCTGCCGTGCCGTGGCCGCCGCCGTGTTTGGCGATGCCACCAAGGTCAAGTTCAGCCAGCTCAACGCCAAGGAACGCTTCACCGCCCTGCAATCGGGCGAAGTCGACGTGCTGTCGCGCAACACCACCTGGACCAGCTCGCGCGATGCGGGCATGGGCCTGGTGTTCGCCGGTGTCACCTACTATGACGGCGTCGGCTTCCTGGTCAACAAGAAGCTGGGTGTTTCCAGCGCCAAGGAGCTCGATGGCGCGACCATCTGCATCCAGGCCGGTACCACCACCGAGCTGAACGTATCGGACTTCTTCCGCGCCAATAACCTGAAGTACACCCCGATCACCTTCGACACGTCCGACGAAAGCGCCAAGTCGCTGGAGTCCGGCCGTTGCGACGTGCTGACTTCGGACAAGTCGCAGTTGTTCGCCCAGCGCTCCAAGCTGGCCGCACCGACCGACTACGTGGTGCTGCCGGAAACCATCTCCAAGGAGCCATTGGGCCCGGTAGTGCGCAAGGGCGACGAGGAGTGGTTCAGCATCGTCAAATGGACCCTGTTCGCCATGCTCAACGCCGAAGAGGCGGGCATCACCTCGAAGAACGTCGAAGCTGAGGCCAAGGCCACCAAGAACCCGGACGTCGCCCGCCTGCTGGGTGGGGATGGCGAGTACGGCAAGGACCTCAAACTGCCCAAAGACTGGGTAGTGCAGATCGTCAAGCAAGTCGGCAACTACGGCGAAGTGTTCGAGAAGAACCTGGGCCAGAGCACCGACCTGAAGATCGACCGTGGCATGAACGCCCTGTGGAACAACGGCGGCATCCAGTACGCGCCACCTGTGCGCTGA